The Cellulophaga sp. L1A9 genome window below encodes:
- a CDS encoding sulfatase-like hydrolase/transferase yields the protein MNKLFFLTLCFITSFSLNAQQKEKPNILFIFADDQMYNTIGALEDCEVKTPNLDRLMDNGVSFTRTYNQGSFCPAVCVASRTMIITGANLWNAASFSKRGNIGKNVSENTPSAASTYEIPFKKPEKYWPQYLKAAGYDTYMSGKWHIKEIEAKEAFDYTKNVRGGMPRQTNTRYTRSFEKNKPDTWSPYDKKLGGFWQGGKHWSEVLADNGISFLEQSKSRDNPFFMYLAFNAPHDPRQAPKEFVDMYPVDEIKVPDNFIPEYPYNEYAGSGRGLRDEKLAPFPRTKYSVQVNRQEYYALISHMDAQIGRILDALEGSGKADNTYIFFTADHGLSVGDHGFMGKQNMYESSMRVPLIISGPNLPKGKTIESFVYLQDIMPTTLELAGLKKPEQVDFNSLLPLATGKVNTSNYPTVYGAYFGAQRMYRTEDYKMIIYPTANTVRLYDMKNDPSEKYDLAADNGKYKKVLKKLYREYRVLQKQMNDPVDIKKPFKNFMKGVAPLTSLNSTEKS from the coding sequence ATGAACAAATTATTTTTTCTTACACTCTGTTTTATTACAAGTTTTTCTTTGAATGCACAGCAAAAAGAAAAGCCTAATATACTTTTCATCTTTGCAGATGACCAAATGTATAATACCATTGGAGCTTTAGAAGATTGCGAAGTGAAAACGCCTAATCTGGATCGTCTTATGGATAACGGTGTTTCTTTTACCAGAACCTATAACCAAGGGTCTTTCTGCCCTGCGGTATGTGTGGCGAGTAGAACAATGATTATTACTGGAGCTAATCTTTGGAATGCAGCTTCTTTTTCTAAAAGAGGTAATATAGGAAAGAATGTTAGTGAGAATACCCCTAGTGCTGCATCTACGTATGAGATACCATTTAAAAAACCTGAAAAGTATTGGCCTCAATATTTAAAGGCAGCTGGTTATGATACCTACATGTCTGGCAAATGGCATATAAAAGAAATAGAAGCTAAAGAGGCTTTTGATTATACTAAAAATGTTAGAGGTGGTATGCCAAGACAAACCAATACAAGGTATACGCGTAGTTTTGAAAAAAATAAGCCGGATACTTGGTCTCCCTATGATAAAAAACTAGGTGGATTTTGGCAGGGAGGTAAACACTGGAGTGAAGTGTTAGCAGATAATGGTATTTCTTTTTTAGAACAATCAAAATCAAGGGACAATCCGTTTTTCATGTATTTAGCATTTAATGCACCACACGACCCAAGGCAAGCTCCTAAAGAATTTGTTGATATGTACCCGGTAGATGAAATCAAAGTGCCTGATAATTTCATTCCCGAATATCCATATAATGAATATGCTGGTTCGGGGCGTGGATTGCGGGACGAAAAACTAGCGCCTTTCCCTAGAACAAAATATTCCGTACAAGTAAACAGACAAGAATACTACGCCTTAATAAGCCATATGGATGCCCAAATAGGCCGTATTTTAGATGCGTTAGAAGGCTCAGGAAAAGCAGATAATACTTATATATTTTTCACAGCAGACCATGGGCTTTCTGTAGGTGATCATGGTTTTATGGGTAAACAAAATATGTATGAAAGTAGCATGCGTGTACCGCTAATTATATCTGGACCAAATCTTCCAAAAGGAAAAACGATAGAATCCTTTGTTTACTTGCAAGATATTATGCCAACGACTCTAGAGTTGGCAGGACTTAAAAAACCGGAGCAAGTAGATTTTAATAGCTTATTGCCTTTGGCAACAGGGAAGGTTAATACCAGTAATTATCCGACTGTTTATGGTGCTTATTTTGGTGCCCAAAGAATGTATAGAACGGAAGATTATAAAATGATTATCTACCCAACAGCCAATACAGTTAGGTTGTATGATATGAAAAATGACCCATCTGAAAAATATGATTTAGCAGCGGATAATGGTAAATACAAAAAAGTTTTGAAAAAACTCTACAGAGAATATAGGGTTTTGCAAAAACAAATGAATGATCCAGTAGATATTAAAAAGCCTTTTAAAAACTTCATGAAAGGAGTAGCACCGCTAACAAGTTTAAATAGCACGGAAAAATCATAA
- a CDS encoding family 43 glycosylhydrolase yields MKLKLGIITIVVCLIASCNNTKKEKSFSKEIAIKENAVKFTYQEVAGIGKDSTYNRRDNSDIIKVNDTYHIWYSRMDSPVTAGYWATIWHATSTDEGHTWKEQSMALGLGAEGEFDNHSVFTPNILVRNGKYYMYYTGVKPTPGRKDKKFEGNSTTDITAIGLAVANSPDGPFVRVENNPVLEISKDSTDFDSFRIDDASLLVRDNKIALYYKGRQWGKSPAETKMSVAYANHPEGPFTKYDGYLLDESHEVLIWQKDGGVASLASINATINFAADGEHFSVLNDSLKNIPKAPGLYRPVLENGNPDTEIPGWGIAMKSSKGLTYLLRFEIK; encoded by the coding sequence ATGAAATTAAAATTAGGAATTATAACCATAGTAGTTTGCTTGATAGCATCTTGTAATAATACTAAAAAAGAAAAGAGTTTTAGTAAGGAAATAGCTATTAAAGAAAATGCTGTAAAGTTTACGTATCAAGAGGTTGCCGGTATAGGTAAAGACTCCACATATAACAGGCGTGATAATAGCGATATAATAAAAGTAAATGACACTTACCATATTTGGTATAGTCGTATGGATAGCCCTGTTACGGCTGGGTATTGGGCCACTATTTGGCATGCAACATCTACCGATGAAGGGCATACTTGGAAAGAACAAAGTATGGCACTTGGTTTAGGTGCAGAAGGTGAGTTTGATAATCACTCTGTCTTTACACCAAATATTTTAGTTCGTAATGGAAAATATTATATGTACTATACGGGCGTAAAACCAACACCTGGAAGAAAAGATAAAAAGTTTGAAGGCAATTCTACTACAGATATTACAGCCATAGGTTTGGCTGTAGCCAATAGTCCAGATGGTCCATTTGTAAGAGTAGAAAATAATCCTGTGTTAGAGATTTCAAAAGATTCTACTGATTTTGATAGTTTTAGAATTGATGATGCAAGTTTATTGGTGCGAGATAATAAAATAGCATTGTATTATAAAGGTCGACAATGGGGTAAATCACCAGCTGAGACTAAAATGAGTGTAGCTTATGCTAATCACCCGGAAGGACCATTTACAAAGTATGATGGTTATTTATTAGATGAAAGTCACGAAGTCTTAATTTGGCAGAAGGATGGAGGTGTTGCTTCTCTGGCATCGATTAATGCAACTATAAATTTTGCTGCCGATGGTGAGCATTTTTCTGTTTTGAATGATAGCCTAAAAAATATTCCAAAAGCACCAGGTTTGTACCGGCCAGTTTTGGAAAATGGAAATCCTGACACTGAGATTCCAGGTTGGGGAATAGCGATGAAATCAAGCAAAGGACTGACGTATTTATTGCGTTTTGAGATAAAGTAA
- a CDS encoding GDSL-type esterase/lipase family protein has protein sequence MKSIKIIATLLILFCAVINIGAQNITSNSKVLYKEINGDSLYLHIFKPQLSKKPTAAIVFFFGGGWASGTPEQFYQQSEYFASRGILAISAEYRIKNTHNTSPFDCVEDAKSAIRWIREHAKELNVNPNKIVASGGSAGGHIAITTALIEGLENVSENSSISSVPNAVVAYNPVLDTTEKGYGHKKVVGRETEISPTHQVKKDLPPMLIFHGTKDKTVPFENAERFTSLMKEAGNECELVAVDNVGHGFFNGDFFRKGAGNKYFNLTTYKTDVFLEKLCYLKGKPTLAENIKHISCVGDSNNEAKYPSFLQEKLGNEYQVKNFGKGGATLIDGTNHPYFKKEQYKNSLKFTPDIVLIMFGTNDANVKWCLDENRKTEFIGTPQEEFKSQYVKLIKSYKHKNENAEVYVLTPLPIYEHAKSRDPEIKQRIKHLNEWVIPIIKVISEEENVQLLDVNKLMKKAYNCTVDGVHLNNKGYEILAKKIAQEIK, from the coding sequence ATGAAATCAATAAAAATAATAGCTACCTTATTAATTCTATTTTGCGCGGTTATTAATATTGGAGCTCAAAATATTACTTCTAATAGTAAAGTTTTATATAAAGAGATAAATGGAGATAGTTTATATCTGCATATTTTTAAACCTCAATTATCAAAAAAACCAACTGCTGCAATTGTGTTTTTCTTTGGTGGAGGATGGGCATCTGGTACCCCAGAACAGTTTTATCAACAAAGTGAATATTTTGCATCAAGAGGAATTTTAGCAATATCTGCAGAATATAGAATTAAAAACACACATAACACTTCTCCTTTTGATTGTGTAGAAGATGCAAAATCAGCCATTCGTTGGATTCGTGAGCATGCTAAAGAATTAAATGTAAATCCTAACAAAATTGTTGCTAGTGGAGGTTCTGCTGGAGGACATATTGCTATAACTACGGCTTTAATAGAAGGATTAGAAAACGTTAGCGAAAATTCATCTATTAGTTCTGTGCCCAATGCTGTAGTTGCATATAATCCAGTTTTAGACACTACAGAGAAGGGCTATGGTCATAAAAAAGTGGTGGGTCGAGAAACAGAAATTTCTCCAACGCATCAGGTTAAAAAAGATTTGCCTCCTATGTTGATTTTTCATGGAACAAAGGATAAAACAGTACCTTTTGAAAATGCAGAACGTTTTACCAGCTTAATGAAAGAAGCAGGAAATGAATGTGAATTAGTTGCAGTTGATAATGTTGGTCATGGTTTTTTTAATGGCGATTTTTTCAGAAAAGGCGCTGGTAATAAATACTTCAATTTAACCACATATAAAACAGATGTCTTTTTAGAGAAATTGTGCTACTTAAAAGGAAAACCAACGCTAGCTGAAAATATCAAACATATATCCTGTGTTGGAGATAGTAATAATGAAGCCAAATATCCTTCATTTTTGCAAGAAAAATTAGGTAACGAATATCAAGTGAAAAATTTTGGAAAAGGAGGAGCAACATTAATTGATGGAACAAATCATCCATATTTTAAAAAGGAGCAATACAAAAATTCATTAAAATTTACGCCAGATATCGTTTTAATTATGTTTGGTACAAACGATGCAAATGTGAAGTGGTGTTTAGATGAAAACAGAAAAACGGAATTTATTGGCACACCTCAAGAAGAGTTTAAAAGTCAATATGTAAAATTGATAAAATCCTATAAACATAAGAATGAAAATGCAGAGGTATATGTATTAACTCCGTTACCAATTTATGAACATGCAAAAAGTAGAGATCCAGAAATAAAACAACGTATCAAACACTTAAATGAATGGGTAATTCCTATCATTAAAGTAATTTCAGAAGAAGAAAACGTTCAACTTTTAGATGTAAACAAACTAATGAAAAAAGCCTATAATTGCACAGTTGATGGCGTTCACCTGAATAATAAAGGCTATGAAATTTTAGCAAAAAAAATAGCTCAAGAAATCAAATAA
- a CDS encoding DUF6786 family protein, with product MKQKLVFRTQRVGFIVLSILLAVSCKSKPETEKDNLSTELQENNKNENIITYADDVSFMKDYIDIIELSNNNKAKVAVSAKLQGRVMTSSSSGLNGRSYGWINKELFKTKEIQEHINVFGGEERFWLGPEGGQYSIFFKKGSEFTLEDWYTPKLIDLEHFDIKTKTSSSVTFTKTASLVNYSGFKFDFDIEREVKVLSKQEVNEDLGIELPNEINTVAYKTTNSLTNSGKEDWEKEKGLLSIWLLGMFNPSPEMTIVIPYKKGNEAEFGVIVNDDYFGKVPAERLIVKENAIYFKGDGNFRSKIGLSPKRAKNVLGSYDGVSKTLTIVKYNKPKGITDYVNSKWEIQEKPYAGDVVNSYNDGVPEPGKKPLGPFYELETSSPALYLKAGEQQTHIQTTYHFEGNPVDLTKVSEKVLGVSIVEIMNVFMVK from the coding sequence ATGAAACAAAAACTAGTATTCAGAACTCAAAGAGTTGGATTCATTGTACTTTCTATTTTATTGGCTGTATCATGTAAAAGCAAACCAGAAACTGAAAAAGATAATCTTTCAACAGAATTACAAGAAAATAATAAAAATGAAAACATAATAACCTATGCAGATGATGTCTCTTTTATGAAAGATTATATTGATATTATTGAGTTATCAAATAACAATAAAGCAAAAGTAGCTGTGTCTGCGAAATTACAAGGTCGTGTTATGACAAGTAGCTCTTCTGGTTTAAACGGTAGAAGTTATGGTTGGATTAATAAAGAATTATTTAAAACTAAAGAAATACAAGAACATATTAATGTTTTTGGTGGTGAAGAGCGTTTTTGGTTAGGACCAGAAGGCGGACAATATTCTATTTTTTTTAAAAAAGGAAGTGAATTTACTTTAGAAGATTGGTACACGCCAAAACTAATAGATTTAGAACATTTTGATATCAAAACAAAAACTTCGAGTTCGGTTACTTTTACCAAAACAGCTTCTTTAGTTAATTATTCAGGATTTAAATTTGATTTTGATATTGAAAGAGAAGTGAAAGTTTTATCAAAACAAGAAGTGAATGAAGATTTAGGAATTGAGTTACCAAATGAAATTAATACGGTAGCCTATAAAACAACCAATTCTTTAACAAATTCAGGAAAAGAAGATTGGGAAAAAGAAAAGGGCTTATTATCAATCTGGCTTTTAGGGATGTTTAATCCATCACCAGAAATGACTATTGTAATTCCATATAAAAAAGGAAATGAAGCAGAATTTGGTGTAATTGTTAATGATGATTATTTTGGAAAAGTACCTGCTGAACGATTAATTGTAAAAGAAAATGCTATTTATTTTAAAGGCGATGGTAATTTTAGAAGTAAAATTGGGTTGTCTCCAAAACGCGCAAAAAATGTTTTAGGTTCATATGATGGAGTTAGTAAAACACTAACCATTGTAAAATATAATAAACCAAAAGGAATTACCGATTATGTAAATTCTAAATGGGAAATTCAAGAAAAACCTTATGCAGGTGATGTTGTAAACTCATATAATGATGGAGTTCCAGAACCAGGAAAAAAGCCATTAGGTCCTTTTTACGAGTTAGAAACATCTTCTCCGGCACTTTATTTAAAAGCAGGTGAACAACAAACACATATTCAAACTACGTATCATTTTGAAGGAAATCCAGTTGATTTAACTAAGGTTTCAGAGAAAGTGTTAGGGGTTTCTATTGTTGAAATTATGAATGTTTTTATGGTGAAATAA
- a CDS encoding arylsulfatase has product MKLNKIAMYTLVFAFLSWKSNKIKEADKSVNIHSENMKIEDVGRAAENEGINVLAQKSSKKPNVIVIMADDLGYGDLSCYGASKLLTPNIDKLASEGKIFTDAHSASAVCTPSRYALLTGQYPIRGENGKGIWGPAPVTSELLINPEQLTIADVFKNDGYTTAALGKWHLGFGKGENKWQEPLSPGPNDLGFDYYYGVPVVNSAPPYVYVENDRVVGGDPNDPLVYVGRGKDEEVTPITPIPPEASQRTPNMFKGAAEAHKLYNDYTVGTVLAGKAVDWITEKTITENQNPFFLYLATTHIHHPFTPGKNFQGKSDAELYGDFVQELDWMVGQVLSTLEKQGVAENTLVIFTSDNGAMLNLGGRNAVKAGHKINGDLLGFKFGVWEGGHRVPFIAKWPGKIQAGTVSNQLICNVDMLATFTKILKQDLNSLKNSDSKNILPALLGNPETPVRNELILAAHKSTHLSLRKGKWMYIPAKGSGGFGGYKPHHHAWGGAPGVAFLGGVNSDIENGKIKEDAPIGQLYNLEEDKYQTTNLYNQYPNIVKEMEIALNRYKSKD; this is encoded by the coding sequence ATGAAATTAAATAAAATAGCAATGTATACATTAGTATTCGCATTTTTATCTTGGAAGTCAAACAAAATAAAAGAAGCAGATAAATCAGTAAATATTCATTCAGAAAACATGAAAATAGAAGATGTAGGACGTGCTGCGGAAAACGAAGGAATAAACGTTTTAGCTCAGAAATCATCTAAAAAACCAAATGTGATTGTAATTATGGCAGATGATCTTGGTTATGGTGATTTGAGTTGTTATGGGGCGTCAAAACTCCTCACTCCAAATATAGACAAACTAGCAAGCGAAGGAAAAATATTTACCGATGCACATTCGGCCTCGGCAGTATGTACACCGTCTCGTTATGCTTTGTTAACAGGTCAATACCCAATAAGAGGGGAGAATGGAAAAGGAATTTGGGGACCTGCACCAGTTACTTCAGAATTATTAATAAACCCTGAGCAATTAACCATTGCGGATGTGTTTAAAAATGACGGTTATACTACTGCAGCTTTAGGAAAGTGGCATTTAGGTTTTGGAAAAGGAGAAAATAAATGGCAAGAACCTTTAAGTCCAGGGCCTAATGATCTAGGTTTTGATTATTACTATGGGGTGCCTGTTGTAAATAGCGCTCCACCTTATGTATATGTAGAAAATGACCGTGTGGTGGGAGGTGATCCAAACGACCCCTTGGTTTATGTAGGCAGAGGGAAAGACGAAGAAGTTACTCCAATTACTCCTATTCCGCCAGAAGCATCTCAAAGAACGCCTAACATGTTTAAAGGAGCTGCAGAAGCTCATAAACTCTATAACGATTATACCGTGGGAACTGTGTTGGCAGGAAAAGCTGTAGACTGGATAACAGAAAAAACAATTACCGAAAACCAAAACCCTTTCTTTTTGTATTTGGCAACTACACATATTCATCATCCCTTTACACCAGGAAAAAATTTTCAAGGAAAAAGTGACGCGGAACTTTATGGTGATTTTGTTCAAGAATTGGATTGGATGGTAGGACAAGTATTATCAACTTTAGAAAAACAAGGAGTTGCCGAAAATACCTTAGTGATTTTTACTAGTGATAATGGAGCTATGCTGAATTTAGGTGGTCGTAATGCAGTAAAAGCTGGACACAAAATCAATGGCGATTTATTAGGTTTTAAGTTTGGTGTTTGGGAAGGTGGTCATCGTGTACCGTTTATTGCCAAATGGCCCGGAAAAATACAAGCTGGAACGGTGTCTAATCAATTAATTTGTAATGTAGATATGCTAGCTACTTTTACAAAAATCTTGAAGCAAGATTTAAATAGTTTAAAGAATTCTGATAGTAAAAATATCTTGCCTGCTTTATTGGGTAATCCTGAAACACCTGTTAGAAATGAATTGATTTTAGCTGCTCACAAATCGACACATTTATCTTTAAGAAAAGGAAAGTGGATGTACATACCAGCAAAAGGTAGTGGCGGATTTGGAGGATATAAACCACATCATCATGCTTGGGGTGGCGCTCCTGGAGTAGCCTTTTTAGGAGGTGTGAATAGCGATATTGAAAATGGAAAAATAAAAGAAGATGCTCCAATAGGACAACTTTATAATTTAGAAGAAGATAAATACCAAACCACTAATTTATATAATCAATATCCAAACATTGTAAAAGAAATGGAAATTGCTTTGAATAGATATAAATCTAAAGATTAA
- a CDS encoding fibronectin type III-like domain-contianing protein, producing MNKGKVAGEEIVQLYTNDKESSVVRFVRELKEFNCVWIHFRP from the coding sequence ATGAATAAAGGAAAAGTTGCTGGAGAAGAAATAGTCCAGCTGTATACAAATGATAAAGAATCTAGTGTGGTTCGTTTTGTCAGAGAATTGAAAGAGTTTAATTGTGTTTGGATACATTTTAGACCCTGA
- a CDS encoding sulfatase, giving the protein MKKVGCIIPVILLSCLPLILSAQTKKPNIIILFADDLGYGDLSCYGAQDVKTPNIDSLASEGLRFTDFQVASSVCSPSRAALLTGRYPMRNGFPVAQGKIEKHKDYGLHPDEITIADLLLKEDYATLAIGKWHLGFNDGAQPIDHGFQHFYGLKSNWHSSHPDLNDVYSDRKVVKENVAFETLIGDYTQKAIEYIEENKENPFFLYLAYHSVHSPIKPSKEFIGSSKGSLYGDYVQELDYHVGQLTKVLSENNMDENTIVIFLSDNGPAICHFGGSAGPLNGGKYTTMEGGFRIPAIIKWKGEFVTGVNDTFISSMDLLPTLAALTGTELPKDRVIDGKDITSILKTGRGLSPHEYIYYYNGINLQAVRKGKWKLHLPRTSADQPFWSKSKDEKPFKGKNLKNISCKGLEVLNRLLLFNLDNDMGELTDISENHPKIVEELLKAADRARLTLGDVNFVGSNQRLPPFKNIQEKY; this is encoded by the coding sequence TTGAAAAAAGTTGGCTGTATTATTCCTGTTATCCTTTTGTCTTGTCTGCCTCTTATACTTTCAGCACAAACAAAAAAACCAAATATCATTATTCTTTTTGCTGATGATTTGGGCTATGGTGATTTAAGCTGTTATGGAGCTCAAGATGTTAAAACGCCTAATATTGACAGCTTAGCAAGTGAAGGATTAAGATTTACCGATTTTCAGGTAGCATCATCCGTTTGTAGTCCATCTAGAGCAGCACTTCTTACTGGTCGCTATCCCATGCGAAATGGGTTTCCTGTAGCTCAAGGTAAAATTGAAAAACATAAAGATTATGGTTTGCACCCAGATGAAATTACTATTGCTGATTTACTTTTAAAAGAAGATTATGCTACGTTGGCCATTGGTAAGTGGCATTTAGGTTTTAACGATGGAGCACAACCTATCGACCACGGTTTTCAACATTTTTATGGGCTGAAATCCAATTGGCATAGCAGTCATCCTGATTTAAACGATGTTTACAGTGACCGCAAAGTTGTAAAAGAAAATGTAGCTTTTGAAACATTAATTGGCGATTATACTCAAAAAGCCATTGAATATATAGAAGAAAATAAAGAGAATCCTTTTTTTCTGTACCTAGCTTATCATTCGGTGCATTCTCCAATTAAGCCAAGCAAGGAATTTATAGGAAGTTCAAAAGGAAGTCTTTACGGCGATTATGTACAGGAATTGGATTACCATGTAGGACAGTTAACCAAAGTACTTTCTGAAAATAATATGGATGAAAATACCATTGTAATTTTCTTGTCAGATAATGGTCCTGCTATTTGTCATTTTGGAGGTTCTGCAGGACCTTTAAATGGTGGGAAGTACACGACTATGGAAGGTGGTTTCCGAATTCCAGCTATCATCAAATGGAAAGGTGAATTCGTAACCGGAGTCAACGATACCTTTATATCTTCCATGGATTTATTGCCAACATTAGCAGCTTTAACGGGAACAGAACTTCCAAAAGATAGAGTGATTGATGGAAAAGATATCACCTCTATCTTAAAAACAGGAAGAGGGTTATCACCACACGAATATATATACTATTATAATGGCATCAATTTGCAAGCAGTTAGAAAAGGAAAGTGGAAGCTGCATTTGCCAAGAACCTCAGCAGATCAACCGTTTTGGTCTAAAAGCAAGGACGAAAAACCTTTTAAAGGAAAGAATCTTAAAAATATTTCATGTAAAGGTTTAGAAGTATTGAATCGTCTATTGCTATTTAATTTGGATAATGATATGGGTGAGTTAACAGATATTTCTGAAAATCATCCTAAAATAGTAGAAGAATTATTAAAGGCAGCAGACAGAGCTAGGTTAACTCTCGGAGATGTTAATTTTGTTGGAAGTAATCAGCGTTTACCTCCTTTCAAAAATATTCAAGAAAAATACTAA
- a CDS encoding sialate O-acetylesterase produces MKTVLVYALLSLSCIGFGQSEGKDSIRVFFLGGQSNMVGRGNNIDLPSSLKKTFSDVWIFNGNLTERSSKSGELGTWENLKPGHGAGIKKFGVELSFAKKLQELYPNEKIALIKYARGGTAIDSMANRKSGYWEPDYKGKQGVKNYDLFLKTVKSAFNEEDINDDGRDDYLIPSGIIWMQGESDGNDEEVASRYYFNLKRLMDLFRATFRDNYLPVVIGKISDSGNDEDGKVWDYCELVQYAQEKYVKLDDNAIIVRSTKNYNYSDPWHYDSKAYIDLGERFAEAVYHLNNLK; encoded by the coding sequence ATGAAAACAGTTTTAGTATATGCGTTATTGAGTCTTTCATGTATTGGTTTCGGGCAATCTGAAGGAAAGGATTCTATAAGAGTGTTTTTTTTGGGAGGACAATCCAATATGGTTGGAAGAGGGAATAACATAGATTTGCCTTCTTCTTTAAAGAAAACCTTTTCAGATGTGTGGATTTTTAATGGAAATCTCACGGAGAGAAGCTCAAAAAGTGGAGAGTTGGGAACCTGGGAAAATTTAAAACCTGGGCATGGAGCGGGAATTAAAAAATTTGGGGTAGAATTATCATTCGCTAAAAAGTTGCAGGAGTTATATCCAAATGAAAAAATTGCACTTATAAAATATGCTAGAGGTGGTACGGCTATTGATAGTATGGCAAATCGTAAGTCTGGCTATTGGGAGCCTGATTATAAAGGGAAACAAGGTGTGAAAAATTACGACTTGTTTTTAAAGACAGTAAAAAGCGCGTTTAATGAAGAAGATATTAATGATGATGGAAGAGATGATTATCTTATTCCGTCAGGCATTATTTGGATGCAAGGAGAAAGTGATGGAAATGATGAGGAAGTTGCTTCCCGATATTATTTTAACCTTAAAAGGTTGATGGATTTATTCAGAGCTACTTTTCGTGATAATTACTTACCCGTTGTAATTGGGAAAATATCAGATTCGGGTAATGATGAAGATGGAAAAGTTTGGGATTATTGTGAATTGGTGCAATATGCTCAGGAAAAATATGTGAAGTTAGATGATAATGCTATTATCGTCAGGAGTACCAAAAATTATAATTATTCGGATCCTTGGCATTATGATAGCAAAGCATATATTGACTTAGGGGAAAGATTTGCTGAGGCTGTTTATCATTTAAATAATTTAAAATAA